A segment of the Moorena sp. SIOASIH genome:
AATGCCCAAGCTGCTCAGTGGGACAACAATCAACGCGCTCGGCAGTCGGCAGCTGAGTTCACCAGTTTAGATAAAGATCGCACAGTCGGACTGCTTGATGTTTCAGACCATGTTTCAATTTTTGCCTTAGATGGTCAACATCGACTGATGGGAATCCAGGCTTTGATGGAATTGATTAAAATCGGTACGCTCCAGAAATATAGCAAAGGGAAAAAGCCAATCGGCTCCCTAATTACAGTGGATGACTTGATTGAGGAGTATCACATCGACCTAGGTTATCTGCAAAGTCTAGCCACAGAAAAAATTGGTATTGAGTTCATTCCTGCTGTCGTTCAGGGAGAAACCCGTGAAGAAGCACGGCGACGCATCCGATCGATCTTTGCTCACGTCAACCTGATGGCAGTAAGGTTGAGCAAAGGACAACTAGCGTTGCTAAACGAAGACGATGGCTTCTCAATCGTTGCTAGAAAAATTGCCATGAGTCATCCTCTGCTGAGGGAGATGGAAAATCGTAATCCTCGGGTTAATTGGGATAGCGCTACGGTTTCAGCTAAGTCAACAGTATTGACTACGTTACAAGCTCTCAAACATATATCTGAGCTGTATTTGGGCTACCAATTTCCTCACTGGAAACCCTGTGAGAAAGGTCTAATTCCCATGCGTCCTGAAGATGAAGAGCTAGAGATGGGAACTAAGACATTGACGGAGCTTTTCGACTATTTGGCTAGTTTACCCAGCTATCAAAAACTCGAACATGGAAAAGAAACACCTCAACTGCGTCGGTTTAACCATGAAAGGGGTGGAGGAGAAGGAAATATGCTATTCCGTCCAGTAGGACAAATTGCCCTGGCTCAAGCTTTGGGTATTCTAGTATTTAACAAGGATTTCTCCCTCAAAGCCATCTTCGAGAAACTTCAAAAATACGATGGTTCGGGTGGCTTTAGTCAGATAGATCACCCACAATCCCCTTGGTACGGCATTTTGTATGACCCAAATCGAAAGCGAGTGCTAGTTTCTGGACGAGAGTTAGCCTCCAAAGTGATGTTATATCTTTTGGGTGGTGTTACAGAACGTATGGAACGTGCTCAACTGCGCATAGCTGTGGCTAATGCCAGGAGTGTTAGCAAAGATCAAGGGATCAGCTTTGATGGTAAATTTGTGAAACTGAAGGAGGTAGGATTACCACCTCAGTTGTAACGGAATTAGTGACAGCTCCTACACTTTCCTATCTGGCAAGTGTAGGAGCTAGCTGTCACAAAAATCGACTCAAATCAAACTCCTGTTGCTCATTTTCTTTATACTCTTTCTTCTTATACCTATCATTATTTAAAATTAACAAAAGTCGCTCTGAATAGTCTACTGCTCCTCGCAACTCATTGCGCAAAATATCAAGTCCTCCATTGGCATACTCCTCAAAAATATAGATGCGTTTTTCCTCAGACTCTTTATCGATAGAAGAGAGAATTTGAGTATCCTTAATCTCTGCGATCGCAATTAATTTAATTACTACCTCATATCCCCTTGAGACAAAAATTTCCAATCCAATCGGACCAGGTTCTCGTTTAGAAATTACCTTCAGGGGCGATCGCTTTTTACGCTTTACTCCTAAAGCTGCTGCAAACACCATCACATCAGCATAAGTCTGAAACGGTCCGGTTTTTCCATCGGAAGCGGTTAGGTCTTTCACCAAAGCCGCCTTATCTTTAGCAACCCTGATTCTGTTTCCAGCCATTCTATTGGTATCTACTTCTAATAAATCTTATGCACAAGGCTAAGCGCAAAAAGCCTAAAGTGCATCAACTTATCTAAGATACCATAAATATAGCGTTTTTTGCAGTTATGAGGTACACAGTTTTGTTTCACTATTGCCTCTTGCCTCTTGCCTGCTCCCTCTATTGCCTCCTCAACCACCCTTGATACATACGTTCGTTTCGTTCTACACGCTCTTTATTGCGAGGTGCTTCGACCAACTCTATCAAACTGTTTAGATATTCAAGTTCTTCGACGGCCTTTGTCAGCTGCTGTTGCCCCTGAGCAATAACCAGTTCCTTTTCCGTTGTCTCACTTACACCTATTGTATCTAGAAAGCTTTCAAATTTTCCTGGTTTTAACTCTTTTATTCCTTTTTCGAGCTTTTCTATTGTCTCTTGAATTTTTTGACGATTAGTATACAATGATTGGACACCCTCTTTGAATATACGTGCCAATAAAATGCGCATTTTCGGTTCTTGCTCTAGATAACCTGCAAGTTCCTGTAGGTGGCTTACATCAAACTCCGAACTCGCTGTCTTGATTTGTTCATTAACATATTCTGTCATCTTGGTAATTGTCTCTGGTCTGATATTTGCTACATCTTGATTCGTTCTAACGTTTTTGAGGGGGATGATTACTCCTAAGCGGATTTTGTTGTCTACTATAAACTGACGTTGTTTCTCATACTCTTCAGCCTTTTGAGCGTTACTGGCTTTCTCACTTTTGCGTTTAGTCTTACTTTCCCCTGATTCGTATAGTTTCTTGAACCCCTTCTTTTTATTGGACTTATGCTCTTGCTCTCGGTAGAAAGATGCATTTCGATTAAGTTCTCTAATATGTTCCCCTAGCTGTTTTCCTGCTATTCCCTCAGGACTTTGATCAATAGTTTCAACCTCTATGGTGGCAATTTGAGTTATAATCTCATGAAGCTTTTTCTCTTCCTCAAGAATTTGGAGCATTTTATCGCAGTCTTGTTTTAAACCTGC
Coding sequences within it:
- a CDS encoding DGQHR domain-containing protein — its product is MVIKTENHPNDLAKQILEQENRDRQALALLLDRHLARNDQILVQKTHMGTTEAFIGSVTLEWLAIRVRYASQLPLFQQKFDQQTNNIVRDADTIEALQQRPLDWSRQAALAQYLAARKTHKFPPVLVVLSSGWVDNAQAAQWDNNQRARQSAAEFTSLDKDRTVGLLDVSDHVSIFALDGQHRLMGIQALMELIKIGTLQKYSKGKKPIGSLITVDDLIEEYHIDLGYLQSLATEKIGIEFIPAVVQGETREEARRRIRSIFAHVNLMAVRLSKGQLALLNEDDGFSIVARKIAMSHPLLREMENRNPRVNWDSATVSAKSTVLTTLQALKHISELYLGYQFPHWKPCEKGLIPMRPEDEELEMGTKTLTELFDYLASLPSYQKLEHGKETPQLRRFNHERGGGEGNMLFRPVGQIALAQALGILVFNKDFSLKAIFEKLQKYDGSGGFSQIDHPQSPWYGILYDPNRKRVLVSGRELASKVMLYLLGGVTERMERAQLRIAVANARSVSKDQGISFDGKFVKLKEVGLPPQL
- a CDS encoding DNA phosphorothioation-associated protein 4; amino-acid sequence: MAGNRIRVAKDKAALVKDLTASDGKTGPFQTYADVMVFAAALGVKRKKRSPLKVISKREPGPIGLEIFVSRGYEVVIKLIAIAEIKDTQILSSIDKESEEKRIYIFEEYANGGLDILRNELRGAVDYSERLLLILNNDRYKKKEYKENEQQEFDLSRFL